CGTTGTAACTGTAAAAACCCAGGAGGTTACAAAGAGCCAGTTCCCTGTGCCTGaatttctcctctttttcctcccaTTGATCAATATTTTGCTCTCCACAGGGACATGCCGGTAGTCAATGACAAAAACAAGTGCCAAGCAAGCATGACACAACCCGTACTGTAATTTCCATTTTGCCACTGGCTACTTTCCATCAGTGATTGATAAAGTTGGTTGATTGTAGCACCCTGTGTGCCAATCTGACCTCAGCGTCtctgttcctttttctttttttcctaacTCCTCTTCAAACCGTAACTGAAACTGATATTGTCTTAAAACAGTGGCGTGTTCATTGTGTgggtgaatttctttttttttaagtatttgctAAGAAGAAAAAACCAAAGCACTTTGTATGGTTCTTTTACACTTCTGCACTTCCACTTCAGTTgaaaactgtttcttttttttctgttgatggACGGCCTGGTGGTTTAATTAAATTGTGTGAGCTGGACCATTGAAGCTCCTACAGGGCAGATGTCAGAAGGACAGaagttccttttcttttttgtcctttttataATTAACTAATTGACTGTACAAAATGAGTGTTTtgttgaaatgcatgaaattggCTGCAGGATTGAAACAATATGAAGAATATACAGAGTACTTACAAAACGTATCctgttgaaaaaaatgttttattaccATAAAACAgtgtaaattatattttaaatgtgtggatgagctttttttctttttttgaagccttatttttgAACTTGGTATTTATTTCTTGTCACTGACATGCTGGAGTAAGACATGTGCAATCTTTTCTGTAGCCGACCACTCAATTCTCAAGGATGCCTTCAACACTAAGGACTATTTAACAACACTATAACCAGCACAACATGCAAAGATTcagtgtgtctctctgtgtgtcactaattttgttcattttcctcaCAGTACTTTATGTACAGTTTATTTATTGCTTCTGTATTATCTGTCAGAAACTATGAAACAAACAAGTAGAGTTATTTTTAGTCTAAGGTTTATTACTTACACCTAGGTTCATGTGTGAGAAAGTCAAACGGGGCAGATTTCAACTGTTACTCATGACTCattcgttttttgtttttttttccttctcgcTTCTATTTCCCTGCATATAACATTATACATAAgcaaatattttcatgtttctcttGGTGTGAAAGTAATTGAGTGACAGATTTCCGTCTGGGTTTTCTGGATCATTCTTACCTGCCTTCCTCTGTCTTCCCTGATCTGATCTTGTCACGTGTTCATAAAGGATCTCACAGTATGTGCGTTTATCTGAAACCTCTTTGATTCTTAGTGAACATAATGTAGTCGAACAGTCTTAGCAGCCAACCAAGACCAGTATTTCTGTGCGTAGagatttttatgaaaatgtgtcATAAACTGAAACTCTGCAGCTTTGACAATCCAACTCTGCTGTTTAACTCTGGGTGCATTAGCCCTCTGTCCAACTAGAACTGTATGCCTTGCCAATAAAGAAAAAGCTCTTCACTCTGGGATTTCCTGTTTGCTCCTTTTATGAGaaaactaattttaaaaaatgcattaattacTTAAAGGAAATGAGCATTGATTACAGCTTTTATAAGAAGCACACATTTCAGCCTGACACTGTGCAAGCAAACACTGTTcaatgctaatttttttttttaaatcctaaaATCCAAACAGTGGACAGCACAGTGGTACGGTGGTCAGCACCGTCTCCTCATGCCTGTTAGGTTTATTGGCGATTCTAAATAGgtcataggtgtggatgtgggAGTGTgctgttgtctctctctctatattaGCCCTAAGATCGACTAATGATCTTCACAGAGTGTATccacctctcaccctgtgaaAGCTCCAGCTCCCTGTCAGTCTAAATAGGTAAGAGATTAAGATAATAGATGGATGTATTTCAAAcaagtgaaaaatatgtcaggCTGAGTTTTGGAGATTTGTGTAAAATATGTATTATGTATTGCCTTGACATAAAAATGTAGGaatagcaaacaaaaaaaaaaaaaacatcttacaaAAGGTAATGGTATACATCATATACCGCAGCCATTTAAAATATCTCATAAAGctaatattattttatcattttggtGCCAATTTTcccaaatgttaaaaaaattagaACCGTTTGTTTTATGAGTTGGGACTCATTGCCACTCTGGCAATGACGACGTCATTTCTCTTCCCTGATTGGTAAATCCTCCTGCCAATCATCCTTACACTCAGCAACTGCTTATGCCGGGGGCAGCCAATCAAGAGGCGTACGAGCTACTGCAGGTGCAAAGCAGGGCTAGCCGCTGCAGTGAAGCCGAGGAGAAAACACGCATTTCATGGTAAATCCCGGCGTTAATTTGTTATTTCTGGGCCGTGTCAAGTGTAACAGTAGCAACAGGAAGCATGTGTGTTATAATACGGTTATATGGTCTGAGATTTTGAAAGAGCATTTAGCCTTAAATTAAGAGGAGTAACCTTCATTTGACATAGCTGGGATGCTTAGCTAGCCCCTGTTGCCACATTTAAATACTAGTAACAGTAGCTGCTGTGTTAGCGTTAAATGTAGCGATGTTAGCCTAATTCGGGGTATTTACAAAACCTAAACACCTCTGCTTTATCCGCTATAcgtgaagttttttttaatgtgggtTTTTACTTTTCTTGGTGGTTAAGCTGTATGGAAAACCATTATCTtgtatttctctgtatttctcCAGCTAAAGTGAACCAAACTGTCAGTTTCAGGCATTTCTCAGTCGAGCTACGATCCGCTATTAATTGGTGATGTTTTTCAGGTCGTTTAAATTAGGAACGTGTTGTGCGAGGGCACTACAAATTTACGCTGCCTCCAGTATACAATGGCCTACGAGGCAAATTCTGGCCAACCATATGGGCATGCATAATTGGCTGGCCAGCCTAGCGCTCCACGTAGGTTCTCAGCCGTCCCTGGTTGGGAAAGGGTATTCAGTTTAGCTGACGCTTAGGCTGCTAAGCCCTAGTACTTCCGCCCTCTTATCTCTGTGGAGTGGAGGTGTACATTCCTTACCCGACCAGTGTTGACATGAAGTAGGAACATTCATGGGTGTGATCGGTTTTTGGCCGGGTGTTGGGATGCAGCCTCTGGGCGAAACAGCtgcatcagctttttttttttttttttaatttcctgatATAACCAAGGCAGTGGGAATTTTTGGGAACTATATGGAGTGTAGCCTAATCTCACGCAACACACCATATTGCCATTATTTAGCCCCCATCACGGGTATGCATGAGGCTGTTTAACCCTGACATATTCAGTCACATGTTTTGCCTCTATTTGTCCATTTATCTCACTGTATCCTTTTTAGATGCACCTGCAAGGTTTACACATTGAATCAGGTCTTGCCGCAATTGTAAACAAACACAACGTGACTAAAGTAATAACACAAAAATAGCACTTGATGTGTTTTTATGCAACACACTCGGTAATTCCACTCAGTGTTGGATGGAAAACATAAGCAAATTTTATAACTTATGTTCTTCTGTCAGGCTCACTTAATACATTCTGTCTGCCTTAAAAGAGATGCCAGCATGCTGTGAAATGAGGCACATGTCCTTCAGGACATTACTGAAACGTAGACATGATGCCGTAATTGTTGTTAATATTATTTTCACAGTTCAGATGCTTTCTGTGGCGGTTGTTATATGCGTGGTACATGTGTTTAAGGTCTCTGTGGCTCCAAGTTGTAGACTTCCCTGTTCAGACAAATGTGTTGGGTAAAAGAAGCTTCAGAGGATGTTTGTGGGTGATACCATAGATTGATCTCTCTTCTCAGATGCTTTTCCTGGCTGTTTAATGTGGTTAAAATGTTTAGTCAGTATTCTTTGAAATATTATACCAGCTAAAGAGTAATTGGAAAGTGCACGAATGATACAGAATTATATAATAGATTACATTTAATTAATCAGTTATACTTTATCCTTACCCAGAATACAAAGAACAGTGGTGAGGGCTGTGCATTTTCTTCATGTTCACTATGGAAAAATGTTATGTTAGGGAGTGCACAAACCAAGACATTTTTAAGGCAGTAGCAGAGGAATAGTGTATTAAATAAGGAGTTATTGTCATGAATATATGACCTGCAAATTTGGTGGAACcaaatacaacacatttgcaataaatttatatttttttttacagtttcacaaCTGTAGTTTGTAGTGTTTCAGTTGTTGTACTGTGTATATTTAACgtgtttctgttgtttcatACAAAGTAATATTGTTCTGTTTCCTCAAGCTTTTGTTCTTTATAACTGACTGATTTTTATCCCTGCATAGATGGCGTCTGCAAATGCCACATACGGACAGAAGGAGTCTTCGGACCAGAACTTTGATTACATGTTTAAAATCCTCATCATCGGCAACAGCAGCGTAGGAAAGACTTCCTTCCTTTTCCGCTATGCAGACGACTCATTCACACCGGCCTTTGTCAGCACCGTGGGCATTGACTTTAAGGTCAAGACCATCTACAGGAATGACAAGAGGATAAAGCTGCAGATCTGGGTGAGGAAGTGAATGCATGAAAGTATAAGTGAGAGGGTAGGTACAGATATTGTAGAGGTTACCAACACAGATCTTTGAGATTGAATTATATGTGGGAAAATAGTAACAGGTGGCAAAGACTACATTATTTATTAGTCTCCAACATTTCGGTGTGGCTGTGActcaggtggtagagtgggtcatttaccaatcagaaggtcagtggattGATCCCCGGCTCCTCCAGTCCATGTGTCAAAGTTTCCTtctgcaaaatactgaaccctgagttgcacCTGATAATAAGAGGGCAGCTTGATAGAGTTGTCAAAGTTAGATtaaaaaagtgctgtatgaatctGTGTCTAATTAGTTAAATTATACTTGTTAGTAGTGCCTGCACTTTAATGATTTTGTAATAGATTAAGTCTATATGGCTGCTGCACACATTTGCACTTCTTGTTATATTTTCACATAATTGCTGTTCTCTATAAAGTGTTAGCAAATGTCCATTCCAGTTTCCTAAAGTTAAAGGTAGCCTCTTCAGATGTCTCATTTTGTCTAAGGTGGGAATTCTACTCATGGACATGGACAGATGGAGACACCATGAACCGTAGTCATTCTTGTTATACTTTGAAGCCCACCTGAGTTCAATTAGTTGGGTAGTTGGTGCATCATGGTGTAGTTTTTCCGCAAACAGGTCATAATAAATTAGCAGGCATGTGGACATCCGAGCAGAGACTCATGCTGTCTGTCTTAACTGAGCAGCCCCTATTATGATTATGGTGCATGTACTATAACACACCTTTagctgaaactgaaacaggGAGAAGAAGTGCGTCCTCACATgaaatttgatattttgtttgaaatgtgcaaaatgaTAAATCAATTATCCGAAAGTTGCTAGCTAACATTCTGTCGGTTGGCGAGTTCATTGTTTCAGCTCTACATTTCAACAAGCTGGCAGACAAATTAGATTTCATCATTCAGAGTTATCATAAATCTCCTTTTTACCTGCTGACTGCATCTTATTAAAATACTCATTTTTCATGCCCAGCATATTAGTGACAGTGCAGTCTGTCTTATCGTGTGTCTCTAATGATTACCAGAACTGGCCTCCTCTGACCccaaattcattttatttgctgtgtAATTATAAAACCTTTTAAGCATACTTAACACGAGCCATAAGGCCTGACACTGGGACCAAGTGCTCATTACATAAAACACCACAAGAATGTGTAATGCTCATGGGAGTTTGGTGGTTCATGCACAGCCGCAAATCCATTGCAGGTGCTGGGTCTGTGTTCTTTGTCCTCTGCTGACAATAATCCTGCATGTTCTCAAAAATGTCTCTGATTGTAGGACACTGCTGGGCAGGAGCGTTATAGGACAATCACCACAGCCTACTACAGGGGAGCCATGGGCTTCATCCTCATGTATGACATCACCAATGAGGAATCCTTCAATGCTGTGCAAGACTGGTGAGGGACGGCTGATTGTCTGTATGTGTGAAAACGGTGACTCATTAAGCTGCAATCTTATTTTCTCTTAATTTCACCCAGCTTTCCTTTTTGTTCGAGCTCAGCGTGTCCTCCAGATGAATTTCTGAGATAATCAGCATCAAGATTAGACTCGATGATTATTTGAATCAGTAATTAAATGCAGGGAACACCAGTAATGTTAAAAACAACTATTGCATGTTTGCAACACAAATATAAGAAATGTAGGTCAGCGCTGAACCAGAAAGAAGCACAACAGAACATATGTTTAGATTTTTGGGTTTACTTAAGATGTTACAAACCTGTCTGCATGCTTGTTTAATATTTCCATTATGGTCAATATGGTCATTGTGCCTTATCCACACAGTTCTGTGCGGGACGtgtcataaaatatatatatatatatatatatatatatacacatacagtgccttgcgaaagtattcggcccccttgaacttttcaacgttttgccacatttcaggcttcaaacataaagatataaaatttttattttttgtgaacaatcaacaagtgggacacaatcgtgaagtgggatgaaatttattggatgtgtcaaacttttttaacaaaaaactgaaaagtggggcatgCAATATTATTCagcccccttgcgttaatactttgtagcgccaccttttgctgcaattacagctgcaagtcacttggggtatgtctctatcagttttgcacatcgagagactgaaattcttaaacagctcgagctcattgaggttggatggagagcgtttgtgaacagcagtcttcagctctttccacagattctcgattggattcaggtctggactttgacttggccattccaacacctggatacgattatttgtgaaccattccattgtagatttgtctttatgttttggatcattgtcttgttggaagataaatctccgtcccagtctcaggtctcttgcagactccaacaggttttcttccagaatggtcctgtatttggccccatccatcttcccatcaattttgaccgtcttccctgtccctgttgacgaaaagcaggcccaaaccatgatgctgccaccaccatgtttgacagtggggatggtgtgttcagggtgatgagctgtgttgcttttacgccaaacatatcattttgcattgtggccaaacagtttgattttggtttcatctgaccagagcaccttcttccacatgtttggtgtgtctcccaggtggcttgtggcaaactttaaacgagactttttatggatatctttgagaaatggctttcttcttgccactcttccataaaggccagatttgtgcagtgtacgactgattgttgtcctatggacagactctcccacctcagctgtagatctctgcagttcatccagagtgatcatgggcctcttggctgcatctctgatcagtcttctccttgtttgagatgaaagtttagagggacggccgggtcttggtagatttgcagtggtctgatactccttccatttcaatatgattgcttgctgctccttgagatgtttaaagcttgggaaatctttttgtattcaaatccggctttgaacttctccacaacagtatctcggacctgcctggtgtgttccttgttcttcatgatgctctctgcgctttgaacagaaccctgagactatcacagagcaggtgcatttatacagagacttgattacacacaggtggtttctgtttatcatcatcagtcatttgggacaacattggatcattcagagatcctcactgaacttctggagtgagtttgctgcactgaaagtaaaggggccgaataatattgcacggcccacttttcagttttttatttgttaaaaaagtttgacacatccaataaatttcattccacttcacggattgttcacaaaaaattaaaattttatatctttatgtttgaagcctgaaatgtggcaaaaggttgaaaagttcaagggggccgaatgctatatatatatatatatatatatatatatatatgcgcaTACTGCTTTAATAAGTAAATCAGAACATTTAACCACCGTGTTTTTACAAACAGGTCGACTCAGATCAAGACATACTCATGGGACAATGCTCAGGTCCTCTTGGTGGGGAACAAGTGTGATATGGATGATGAGCGAGTGGTGGCTGCAGAGAGGGGCCGGCAGCTGTCAGAACAGCTGGGTAAGTCATTTGGTCAGAATGAAAACTGGACTGTGTGTGTTGCAGTACCGCTCTGGGTGTGTATCTCCCATTTAAAagaatgttgttgtttttggagcAAACGTATTGCTTCATATCTGTTTGATGTCCTCTTTAGCTTTGCTAcattgtttaattttatttgtgtgtgaaactgATGTTTTCAGGAGGttagagctgcagcagcacttGACTGTAGAGCAATGTTATTGTTTGGGTTTGTGGCCTTCATCAGGGTCatcataaaacatgttttaaatggGATAGGTATAGggcagaaaaaatacaaaacgaTTGATGACCTTAAGAATCACTGAAGCATAAAAAAGcccctaactcaagggatgaaccactgGTGTGGATGCAGATAAAAGACAATTTggcaaataaattttaaattgtatcttgaCACTTTTTTgtcactagcagcctgtcacaaaagcacataatttgttcccatttctttatttgaatctttgaaaaatgccaaagataacagtctGACAGggataaaatagtatttttgcaccaacaaggtgattcccaaagtggtACTAGCTGAGAACTTGTCATATCTCAGCATCatttgcagtgtgtccttaaagaattctgcagaaactggacaagtggaagacaaagGAAGTAGTGGCAGACATGAAATGCTAtttgcagcagatgaacaggctctgaaagtcatgttcttaagaaacaggaacatATTCAGCAAAGACCCGACACAggtcctgagagatgcatctggctcttcagttgatctatctgctgttcactggagcctcatcagaaatggtctcagtgaaagggtggctgtcaagaagctgttcttaaggaagggaagcagggagaaaaggctgagatacGTCAAATTATACAAGAACCCTTGTGTACTACTAGTATCaatactatcagtcatggattggcctccacagaTCTTGGAAGTCAACATTatcgaagcagtgtgggatcatcttgatagagaacagaacaaaaggcagaaacatccagagaagagctttgaatgtccttcaagaagcctggagaactattcctgaagactactgaaagaaatgcgaaagctgcttcagagagttcagactgtgctgaagaataaaggcggtcacaccaaatattgactttcatgctcattagaattgtgccaactgtgtttttgccttatatgctctATTTCATTAATGTTTGCACCTTTTTGATAAATTGCTGCActtctttcccattttcctagcaaagcaaagaaacgaggggtgactcaagactcatgcacagtactgtaacagATATGCTGTGCAACAGAGATCAGATCATCAGAACTtaagattttaaaaactcagaaagGCAAAAAGAAGCCAAgtagctgctgctttggacaagaaattttttttatacttacAACATGAGGCTGAATGTCAGACCACcaatgaaagagagagaaatgtgaTGTAAATAGACTGAGCTTCTTAAGGGTTGAAGAAATGGATTTAAAATCTCTCTGGTCTTCTGACATAAAGGAAAATGTCACTAGTTTGGGGCTGCCTGACTGTAGCCAGTATATGTCCTGCCATGATGAGATCAGTGGACTAAGAGGATAAGCTGCACATTGAAACAGTAAGTATAACCACCGcgtgtctgtctctgtcaccCTCTTGGCAGGTTTTGAATTCTTTGAGGCGAGCGCTAAAGACAACATTAATGTGAAGCAGACCTTCGAGCGGCTCGTGGACATCATCTGTGAGAGGATGGCAGAGAGTCTGGATAACAACGACCCGACCATCACCGGAGCTAAACAAGGCCCACAGCTCAATGAGCAGCCTCAGAGGTCCCATCAGGATTGTGCTTGTTGaacacagctacacacacacacatgttctgCTATTGTGAGATCTACACatcttgttagttttttttgagtttcattctttctttttttttgggtttgttttcatACCACACACAGATACTGCCGTACATAGACATAAACCTGTTGGCTCGTAAGTTATCCACCCCTCTCACTACACCACAAGTACTGTCCACATGAGCCGGCTCTCCCCAAAGTTGTGGTGTTTTCACAAATACATCTTGAAGTTTTTGTTAAGTCAGTAGATGATGCACATTCGGTCAGAGGGGTAAAGAACATTTAACGTGACTACACTTTCAGAAAGTCTTTGATAGTTGCACACGCACTATAACAGAACTGTAAAAAGCCAGTCAGGACTAAGACAACATTGTTCCTTATTAACGTGTCTGTGATTGGGTTGATCTCTAAAAGGTTGTGAAAGGAGCCTTATTTTCGGCCAGCCTCGGCTTCTGTTGAGCCCAAACACCTCAGACCTAAATGGATCATTTGCAGCTCTTCTGCATTTATTCCTACTGAAAATTTTTGTTGCTGTGTTagttgatggtttgttttttatgtttttgaattGGTCAGGTGTGGTTTTGAGCATGTGAAATCATCTTCTCATGTGGTTTAGTTTGATGTCCTAACAGGGTtgtttgaaagttttttttctttttcttttagggAATTAGTGCAAAAATATCATGTTGTTCATATCACAGTCCTCTGTACTGATGGAGTCTAAAAATGCACTGCTCCTGTTTAACGTTTAGGTTTTTATACTAAATGTAGTTCATAACAAAACTAGTTAACAGAAAAGGTGAGTATGAATATCATCCTTTGATAAAATTTTACATCTAataggtcaaaaaaaaaaaagtcaccataGGAGGAAATGTAACATTCACAGTACAGCTAATCCTTTAAGCATGTGTCACATCAGGGAACCTATAAAAAACCACCAGgtcagagctgctgtatttaagATGTGTTGATTGGTTTGGTTTCAGATTATTGAGCAAGAACTGGATTACACCATAAAAGTTGCCAATACAGCCTGACTGACGTATGAAGATGCAGATGTCACCATAGGAACAGTGGTTTTATAACCTTAAAAATGAGCCATAATGTAAGTCAGTGTGCACAGGCGTGTACCATATTTACTCCCCTGTACTTAGACAAATAGCGCTGCACTCCTGAGCTTCATATTGTTCTGTAATAACACTTTTCTGGCCTTTACTCTGCACCATAACATAATCAAGAGATTGTGaccatatttcacattttgtgcCACCTATTAAACtccaggaaacaggaaacaaatggCATATTAGTTCTGTTATGAAATACattaattttgaaaataattGTTAACAATAATAGAGGTGCATTTCTTCATTCTATGAGTGTGGAGAGATTTACTTTGGAGCCTGTCTCAGAAATTCGAAGTGTCTATTAGCAGAGTTGGacaaaagtttgtttgtttttttgttttttgttttttgggggggtacAGGGTAAAGGGTACAGGACCTATTTCACTAAATGAAGAGTGTATAAATGTTTTAACAGACAATAGCTGTGCATTGTGAAATGCATATGtagtatatatacatacaagTGAGAATATTTGAGTAGGAGGtgcatgttgttgtttttaatggatGGGCTGGATGGTTATTTGTATGAGCTGTTTGTCTGATTTGAAAACCCATCTGTCCTGCAGTTCAAGTACTTGGAGGTACCCAGTGGAGCTAAAGGTTTCAGATGTTAAGCCCACGGCCTGCTTCACATTGTATTAACTTTCATTCAATGCGTACAATGTGCAACATGCACTCACTAGAAAGGCATGTGATTCA
This portion of the Archocentrus centrarchus isolate MPI-CPG fArcCen1 chromosome 17, fArcCen1, whole genome shotgun sequence genome encodes:
- the rab3aa gene encoding RAB3A, member RAS oncogene family, a, with translation MMASANATYGQKESSDQNFDYMFKILIIGNSSVGKTSFLFRYADDSFTPAFVSTVGIDFKVKTIYRNDKRIKLQIWDTAGQERYRTITTAYYRGAMGFILMYDITNEESFNAVQDWSTQIKTYSWDNAQVLLVGNKCDMDDERVVAAERGRQLSEQLGFEFFEASAKDNINVKQTFERLVDIICERMAESLDNNDPTITGAKQGPQLNEQPQRSHQDCAC